From Diaminobutyricibacter sp. McL0608, one genomic window encodes:
- a CDS encoding carbohydrate ABC transporter permease encodes MTTQLVRPVTPTAGQRKEPSRFRQQRRRQDHPAWFLVPALVILVVFFFVPTIFNFIYAFTNWSSFHSSIGFVGFDNFFSIFTNGALLADLRITLIYAILVAFFQNLFGLTLALILERDTAVNRFARVAFFVPVVMSALAVGYIFQALLKPEGGLNQILSFFTGQHVTVAWLGSTTWTILVVAIIHSWKWMGLSMLIYLAGLKTINEDILEAARLDGSGWWMTFRTIRFPLLAPAVTFNVATALLGSMNGFDIVQATTAGGPGGTTELLNIFIFRTFGQGLFAQATTMSLALFLMVTILAFPVIRFLRKREEVL; translated from the coding sequence TCCGCCAGCAGCGCCGGCGGCAGGACCATCCGGCCTGGTTCCTCGTTCCTGCGCTGGTGATCCTCGTGGTGTTCTTCTTCGTGCCGACGATCTTCAACTTCATCTACGCCTTCACCAACTGGTCCAGCTTCCACAGCTCCATCGGCTTCGTCGGCTTCGACAACTTCTTCTCGATTTTCACCAACGGGGCGCTCCTGGCCGATCTTCGGATCACTCTGATCTACGCGATCCTCGTCGCGTTCTTCCAGAACCTTTTCGGACTGACCCTCGCGCTCATCCTCGAACGTGACACAGCCGTCAACCGCTTCGCCCGGGTCGCGTTCTTCGTACCGGTCGTGATGAGCGCGCTGGCGGTCGGCTACATCTTCCAGGCCCTTCTGAAGCCCGAAGGCGGCCTCAACCAGATCCTGAGCTTCTTCACCGGCCAGCACGTCACGGTCGCCTGGCTCGGCAGTACCACCTGGACCATCCTCGTCGTGGCCATCATCCACTCCTGGAAGTGGATGGGACTCTCGATGCTGATCTACCTCGCCGGGTTGAAGACCATCAACGAGGACATCCTCGAAGCCGCCCGCCTCGACGGCTCCGGGTGGTGGATGACGTTCCGCACGATCCGGTTCCCGCTGCTGGCACCCGCGGTCACCTTCAACGTCGCCACCGCGCTTCTGGGATCGATGAACGGCTTCGACATCGTTCAGGCGACGACCGCCGGGGGACCCGGCGGCACGACCGAGCTGCTGAACATCTTCATCTTCCGCACCTTCGGCCAGGGCCTGTTCGCCCAGGCGACCACCATGAGCCTCGCGCTCTTCCTGATGGTGACGATCCTCGCCTTCCCCGTCATCCGTTTCCTGCGCAAGAGAGAAGAAGTCCTGTGA
- a CDS encoding carbohydrate ABC transporter permease has product MTAVSTTRASQTPTPSRRKNLKPTRFIQPVVAILLVVFLLGVPFWLVVVTAGKDQAEALNPSLNLPTQWHLFQNFATVLDQGRMIAAFFGSLLIMVPSVAGVLLLGSMAAWILGRRKRRAIAFVYALAISGIVLPPAVVTIVLLLRQIGLAGTAVGMIGVYMGMYLSTVIFFVTGFVRTIPVELEEAARVDGAGPVRVFFRIILPLLGPTISTATILICLYIWNDVFYALFVIGGRLDTLPLNLYQVASSGLYLQNWHLVFAYIILMSLPLLITFAVMQRKIISGITSGAVK; this is encoded by the coding sequence GTGACCGCCGTCAGCACCACGCGCGCAAGCCAGACCCCAACCCCGAGTCGGCGCAAGAATCTCAAGCCGACCCGATTCATCCAACCGGTCGTCGCCATCCTGCTCGTCGTCTTCCTGCTCGGAGTACCCTTCTGGCTCGTCGTCGTCACCGCCGGCAAAGACCAGGCGGAGGCACTCAACCCCAGCCTCAACCTCCCGACGCAGTGGCATCTCTTTCAGAACTTCGCGACTGTTCTCGACCAGGGCCGGATGATCGCCGCGTTCTTCGGAAGCCTTCTGATCATGGTTCCCTCGGTCGCCGGCGTGCTCCTGCTGGGCTCGATGGCCGCCTGGATCCTCGGCCGTCGAAAGCGCCGGGCGATCGCGTTCGTGTACGCCCTCGCGATCAGTGGAATCGTCCTTCCTCCTGCGGTCGTGACAATCGTTCTGCTGCTGCGCCAGATCGGGCTCGCCGGAACCGCGGTCGGAATGATCGGCGTCTACATGGGCATGTACCTCTCGACGGTCATCTTCTTTGTCACCGGATTCGTTAGAACGATCCCGGTCGAGCTCGAAGAAGCGGCGCGAGTGGATGGTGCGGGGCCCGTGAGAGTCTTCTTCCGCATCATCCTGCCGCTGCTCGGCCCGACCATCTCGACTGCGACGATCCTGATCTGCCTCTATATCTGGAACGACGTCTTCTATGCCCTGTTCGTGATCGGCGGTCGTCTGGACACACTTCCATTGAACCTCTACCAGGTCGCGAGTTCCGGACTCTACCTGCAGAACTGGCACCTGGTCTTCGCCTACATCATCCTGATGAGCCTGCCGTTACTGATCACGTTCGCAGTCATGCAGCGCAAAATCATCTCCGGTATCACCAGCGGCGCGGTCAAGTGA
- a CDS encoding LacI family DNA-binding transcriptional regulator produces MSKTAPKAPTIADVARDAGVSVPTVSRVLTGAANVSDEKKRRVLRAIEYLNYRPSAAARALVVGRPKLIAVVAGNTSQYGYAETIRGVEESARGAGFSVTITVVESADDAAVDRAVELVLAQPIAGIIVLKFDPPGVATLHRLPKDMPAVAISGIREAGVPQAVLNEAAAAKELVEYLLDLGHQTVHHVRVPPSRREDGRTTGWRRALTERGIAAPAIFDASWDPRSGREIGREIALRDDVTAIFCGNDEIAMGVMRGLRDGGRSVPEDVSVVGFDDHPLAAMWSPALTTVKQDFAGLGSRAYAMLSGLFSGDKVRRFSSEMPTLVIRESAAPPARNR; encoded by the coding sequence ATGTCGAAGACTGCGCCGAAAGCCCCAACTATCGCGGATGTCGCGCGCGATGCCGGCGTCTCCGTGCCGACGGTTTCCCGAGTGCTCACCGGCGCCGCGAACGTCTCCGACGAGAAAAAGCGCCGGGTGCTCCGCGCCATCGAATACCTCAACTACCGTCCGTCAGCGGCGGCGCGGGCGTTGGTCGTGGGGCGGCCCAAGCTCATTGCCGTCGTCGCGGGGAACACCTCCCAGTACGGCTACGCCGAAACCATTCGCGGCGTCGAGGAAAGCGCTCGCGGTGCCGGTTTCAGCGTGACGATCACCGTCGTAGAGTCCGCAGACGATGCGGCGGTCGATCGCGCCGTCGAGCTGGTCCTCGCCCAGCCGATCGCCGGAATCATCGTGCTCAAATTCGACCCGCCTGGAGTGGCCACACTGCACCGGCTTCCCAAGGACATGCCTGCGGTTGCGATTTCGGGAATACGCGAGGCGGGTGTGCCCCAGGCGGTTCTGAACGAGGCGGCAGCCGCTAAGGAGCTCGTCGAATATCTCCTCGACCTCGGCCACCAGACCGTTCACCATGTGCGCGTTCCGCCGTCACGCAGGGAAGACGGACGCACGACCGGATGGCGCCGAGCGCTCACCGAGCGCGGAATCGCCGCACCCGCGATCTTCGACGCGAGCTGGGATCCTCGATCAGGCCGTGAGATCGGCCGAGAGATCGCACTTCGCGACGACGTCACCGCGATCTTCTGCGGAAACGACGAGATCGCCATGGGCGTTATGCGAGGCCTCCGCGACGGCGGCAGAAGCGTGCCGGAAGACGTGAGCGTGGTCGGTTTCGACGATCATCCTCTCGCGGCGATGTGGTCGCCTGCGCTCACAACGGTGAAGCAGGACTTCGCCGGACTCGGATCGCGTGCCTACGCGATGCTCAGCGGCTTGTTCTCGGGCGACAAGGTCCGCAGGTTCTCCTCGGAGATGCCGACGCTGGTCATCAGGGAGAGTGCAGCGCCACCCGCCCGCAATCGGTAA
- a CDS encoding LacI family DNA-binding transcriptional regulator: MPATLKDVADRANVSIRTVSNVISGYEHVSEKMRRRVQQAVDELDYRPNLVARTLRTGRTGVLALVVPEIDAPYFSELARDVINAAGELGYRVMIDQTGHDHARERELLTGGDRTMLFDGILFSPLVTKAELSEMAPHSSIPLVLLGEHSFDGRFDHVAIDNFRAAQDATRHLIEIGRVRIAAIGEQPFESYETPHQRTEGYAAALTEAGLGLDRRMMRPATHYSRADGYEAASELLALPDRPDAIFCYSDLLAMGALRAVFDAGLRVPDDVAIIGIDDIDEGRYSRPTLSTVSLDTPFIAQQAVARIVARIDDPDTQAEEVVAPHSLIVRESTSAPS, from the coding sequence GTGCCCGCAACACTGAAGGACGTCGCGGACCGCGCAAACGTGTCGATCCGCACCGTGTCGAATGTGATCAGTGGCTACGAGCACGTGAGCGAGAAGATGCGCCGCCGCGTCCAGCAGGCGGTCGACGAGCTAGATTACCGCCCCAACCTCGTCGCCCGCACACTTCGCACGGGACGCACGGGCGTGCTCGCGCTGGTGGTCCCGGAGATCGACGCCCCATACTTCAGCGAACTAGCACGTGACGTCATCAACGCCGCCGGAGAACTCGGCTACCGGGTGATGATCGACCAGACCGGCCACGACCATGCCCGCGAACGTGAACTGCTCACGGGCGGCGATCGCACGATGCTGTTCGACGGCATTCTGTTCAGCCCTTTGGTCACGAAGGCCGAACTGTCGGAGATGGCGCCGCACTCGAGCATCCCTCTGGTGCTGCTCGGCGAGCACAGCTTCGACGGCCGGTTCGATCACGTAGCGATCGACAACTTCCGCGCAGCGCAGGACGCCACCCGGCACCTCATCGAGATCGGCCGCGTGCGCATCGCTGCGATCGGCGAGCAGCCCTTCGAATCTTACGAGACACCACACCAGCGAACAGAGGGATACGCAGCAGCCCTCACCGAAGCCGGACTGGGATTGGACCGGCGGATGATGCGCCCCGCCACCCACTACAGCCGGGCGGACGGCTATGAAGCGGCCTCTGAACTGCTGGCCCTGCCCGACCGACCCGACGCCATCTTCTGCTACTCCGACCTCCTGGCCATGGGTGCGCTCAGGGCGGTCTTCGACGCCGGCCTCCGGGTCCCGGACGATGTGGCGATCATCGGCATCGACGATATCGACGAGGGCCGGTACTCCCGTCCCACCCTCTCGACCGTGTCCCTGGACACGCCATTCATTGCCCAGCAGGCGGTCGCCCGGATCGTGGCGCGGATCGACGACCCTGACACACAGGCCGAAGAGGTCGTCGCGCCCCACTCGCTCATCGTGCGGGAAAGCACGTCAGCGCCAAGCTAG
- a CDS encoding ABC transporter substrate-binding protein produces the protein METPYAPRGDRNKRNRARSRRRLTAVAAGITAAAVAVVLTGCGPQIESGSPTPAGKDVLQAPTAASPKGTITIWDRSGDLFNVFDATIKKFNEKYPNIKVNHQAVDIDAKLQNTLTTGTDVPDGVFLDDSLVAGYSQSLWNLSDVLKPFLGKIAKQKVAVNSIKGGIYGVPFDLDPGLLFYNATVLQKDGIDPATIKTYDDLLAAARKVKQADPTSGPIHLENSAFLAQLWLEMFASQQGTSMTDASGKLRLDSPAYKQILTWLDTVQKEKLGMRADYLGPTDINTLDSGKQVFVPWAMWFDFAPQQLLKKTSGDWRAMPLPAWSDGGARSGAMGGSSFVIPKDAKNPGLAWLFYKFLMYDKQGYSAVYGPNSVYPKGLNTSIPSYQPAANPAKPLFGTVDALGGQNLWKTAVGAGNQIPGGTPTPKWWASAVNYLGNNLEKMFDGTMTPDQVIQQSTQQIQTNLIDRQ, from the coding sequence ATGGAAACCCCGTACGCCCCCCGAGGCGACCGGAACAAGCGGAACCGCGCTCGTTCACGTCGTCGCCTTACCGCAGTAGCCGCGGGCATCACGGCCGCTGCAGTCGCCGTCGTGCTCACGGGCTGCGGCCCGCAGATCGAGTCTGGCTCGCCGACCCCCGCAGGCAAGGATGTCCTGCAGGCGCCGACCGCTGCATCCCCCAAAGGCACGATCACCATCTGGGACCGCTCCGGCGACCTCTTCAACGTCTTCGACGCGACGATCAAGAAGTTCAACGAGAAATATCCCAACATCAAAGTCAACCACCAGGCCGTCGACATCGACGCGAAGCTCCAGAACACGCTGACGACAGGCACCGACGTGCCCGACGGTGTATTCCTCGACGATTCCCTCGTAGCCGGCTATTCGCAAAGCCTGTGGAACCTCTCGGATGTCCTCAAGCCCTTCCTCGGCAAGATCGCCAAGCAGAAAGTGGCCGTCAACTCCATCAAGGGCGGCATCTACGGCGTGCCGTTCGACCTCGACCCCGGGCTGCTCTTCTACAACGCGACGGTTCTCCAGAAAGACGGAATCGATCCAGCGACGATCAAGACCTACGACGATCTGCTCGCTGCCGCACGCAAGGTCAAGCAAGCAGACCCGACCTCTGGTCCGATACACCTCGAGAATTCCGCCTTCCTCGCACAGCTCTGGCTCGAGATGTTCGCAAGCCAGCAGGGAACGAGCATGACGGACGCCTCGGGAAAGCTGCGCCTCGACTCGCCCGCCTACAAGCAGATCCTCACCTGGCTCGACACCGTCCAGAAGGAGAAGCTCGGAATGCGGGCCGACTACCTCGGCCCGACCGACATCAACACTCTCGACAGTGGCAAGCAGGTCTTCGTTCCGTGGGCGATGTGGTTCGACTTCGCTCCGCAGCAGCTGCTGAAGAAGACAAGCGGTGACTGGCGCGCCATGCCGCTTCCCGCCTGGTCCGACGGCGGAGCGCGCTCCGGCGCAATGGGCGGGTCGTCATTCGTCATTCCGAAAGACGCCAAGAACCCGGGACTCGCGTGGTTGTTCTACAAGTTCCTGATGTACGACAAGCAGGGATACTCAGCCGTGTACGGGCCGAACTCGGTCTACCCGAAGGGGCTCAACACCTCGATCCCGAGCTACCAGCCTGCGGCCAACCCGGCGAAACCGCTGTTCGGAACGGTTGACGCACTGGGCGGACAGAACCTGTGGAAGACCGCGGTCGGCGCCGGCAACCAGATTCCGGGCGGAACTCCCACGCCCAAATGGTGGGCGAGCGCCGTGAACTACCTCGGGAACAACCTCGAGAAGATGTTCGACGGCACGATGACACCCGACCAGGTGATCCAGCAATCCACCCAGCAGATCCAAACCAATCTGATCGACCGCCAGTAA
- a CDS encoding carbohydrate ABC transporter permease, with the protein MTVTTTTPVSRTAPHASQRGPRWSLVRRKAAPYVFILPFLAIFAAFTIYPLVFTFRLSFTSWHGEGAARWIGWDNYTYLLSNPDFWASLATSGILWLLIVPVQVGVGLIAAVLLNSAKLKARGFYRTAFIVPFVTPLVAIAQVWIVVFDQNYGAVNSFLHLFGLPDIGWLTTTTWSKPTLALLFLWKTTGFAIIILLSGLQSIDTSLYEAASLDGASRIRQLWSITVPLIRRTIMFLVVLQTLAVFQMFAEPYVVTKGGPYGSTTTAGLYLYNHISVADLGTGAANSFLLVVILMTLSLFFVRLLRARD; encoded by the coding sequence ATGACCGTCACGACAACCACGCCGGTGTCGCGGACGGCTCCGCACGCGTCGCAGCGGGGGCCACGCTGGTCCCTGGTGCGACGCAAGGCGGCGCCCTATGTCTTCATTCTGCCGTTCCTGGCGATCTTCGCTGCCTTCACGATCTACCCGCTCGTCTTCACGTTCCGGCTGAGTTTCACGAGCTGGCACGGCGAAGGGGCTGCGCGCTGGATCGGCTGGGACAACTACACGTACCTGTTGTCGAACCCGGACTTCTGGGCGTCGCTGGCAACGTCCGGGATACTGTGGCTCCTCATCGTTCCCGTCCAGGTCGGCGTCGGGCTCATTGCAGCCGTGCTGCTCAACAGCGCGAAGTTGAAAGCTCGCGGGTTCTACCGCACGGCCTTCATTGTCCCCTTCGTGACGCCCCTTGTTGCGATCGCACAGGTATGGATCGTCGTCTTCGACCAGAACTACGGAGCCGTCAACAGCTTCCTCCACCTGTTCGGACTGCCCGATATCGGGTGGCTCACCACGACCACCTGGTCGAAACCCACCCTCGCCTTACTCTTCCTGTGGAAGACGACGGGTTTCGCGATCATCATCCTGCTGTCCGGCCTGCAGTCGATCGACACGTCGCTGTACGAGGCGGCGAGCCTCGATGGAGCCTCGCGCATCCGGCAGCTCTGGAGCATCACGGTACCGCTCATCCGCCGGACGATCATGTTCCTCGTCGTGTTGCAGACGCTGGCGGTGTTCCAGATGTTCGCGGAACCGTACGTGGTGACGAAAGGCGGCCCATACGGATCAACGACGACGGCTGGACTGTACCTTTACAACCACATCTCGGTCGCCGACCTCGGAACCGGGGCCGCGAACTCGTTCCTCCTCGTCGTGATCCTCATGACGTTGTCTCTCTTCTTCGTTCGACTCCTGAGGGCGCGCGACTGA